A genomic window from Sceloporus undulatus isolate JIND9_A2432 ecotype Alabama chromosome 9, SceUnd_v1.1, whole genome shotgun sequence includes:
- the LOC121915847 gene encoding IgGFc-binding protein-like, translated as MLRLFYCLTEVVAKMKILHILAGLMLLIGPGKAGFQGKQFITAFMENFETRWPSETSLQLFITGYHSSTTVTVTLTKSATRKSYSVEEGQMVPVQIPVTAEMIGSDTFDNSVLIQAEKDISVVLLDRKLFSVATTTVHPVHKLGTEYYVITPAGTRSTSYLKEFAVIAWQIPTRVNVYLKGKVVFDGKTYGAGSKLTVNLGAFQVVQLQSSDDLSGTRIQSSAPVAVLSGHVCVQQNYYCDHVSEQLLPVSSWGTSFIVPPMFFQGNADIVYVVASQTTRIHYQSGNLKSFQDMVAGEVSQFEIQYPEAFYVSANAGIQVFLFFTGIKSGNTGYDPFLINISPITFYGLSYYIDGIEKFENYIAIIAKSSEASRVTKDKMAFTDIQWREIPGSQYSWGEHKWPRTSRSVILEHPEIPFGVFLFGTRNYEGFGFAPSPFGAFDLVPSPPPILVPLSCPENSHYETCGTACPHTCFDRTDLSKCNQPCEESCQCDEGYVRSDETCVPVLSCSCIYKGMIYNPLEEFWGDEDCRTRCKCEPKLGRAVCMRSSCKNNEKCVMVNGVRACQEVTYTTCTASGDPHYTTFDGKKFDFMGTCVYQLAGVCIDDPRLTPFVVTVENNNRGSKAVSYTKEVTLEVYNMTISLSQEDPQKVQVNGVSVNLPFSYENKLKIYISGVHGFIKTDFDLRVSFDWYSYARVIIPNTYANAVCGLCGNANQNPSDDFTMKAGTQTTSVIQFADSWKLKGSPQCSEGCSNNCPVCSEEEKQNYQGEHYCGLLIRKDGPFKRCHAAIDPTYYFKDCVFDTCLYKGLHSVFCSAINAYMIDCQMQGIQIGEWRAASSCNLSCPSNSHYKLCGPACPATCHHHFTGRRCDAPCTEGCFCDTGFVLSGDECVPLAECGCVHQGRYYKNGEEFYPYASCQEKCQCKDYGVVDCWQFSCGVQEECKVENNIQDCYPVGYGTTTTYGGLHYISFDGRSFGFRGSGTFVLCQIFSKEDPHLVKFSVLVEYEQLEAGSSTLLKSVVIYINGKTIVLERNMKWKAMVNGVFHSLPLNIENNKLWITQEGSNILVQSSSGFTVFYDTASHVRVSVPITYQGQVRGLGGNFNGDESDDFMLPNGTITQNVVDFGASWNIPVAGVSCSDGCIKERLNTEPDDTSIYEDETSCGMIKSELGPFADCHSLVSSEEYFENCLHDMSAAGAQQYLCQSLQVYMAACQAAGAEIGAWRTDSFCPITCPNDNHYGTCTSLCDFSCASLYTPLQCTRQCFEGCQCNEGYVFDGDACVPIDKCGCVHDGFYLKAKESIFSKNCTEKYTCSAPGQVTYEETTCQPDEICTLSNGILGCGPREGQCKVTPEAMFTSFDGASGKYFSSGVYDLASVCDENAASWFRVLVNIGKDVEDALAVGKAVYFYFWDASITLKTNGKIWVNGRPVKLPYKVSKTVTVSQVHDGILVDQASQVQVHLRSDGEVTVKVKATFAGKLCAPCGNFNGDRSDDLKLPSGKSEMNIAEVLHAWRSKDY; from the exons ATGCTGAGATTGTTCTATTGTCTGACTGAAG ttgtgGCAAAGATGAAGATCCTACACATTTTGGCTGGTTTAATGCTACTGATCG GTCCTGGCAAAGCAGGATTCCAAGGGAAACAATTCATCACGGCTTTCATGGAAAATTTTGAGACAAGATGGCCCTCCGAGACAAGTTTACAGCTGTTCATCACTGGTTACCACAGTTCCACCACTGTAACTGTGACACTGACCAAAAGTGCCACCCGGAAAAGTTACTCTGTTGAAGAGGGTCAAATGGTACCGGTACAAATCCCAGTGACTGCAGAGATGATAGGCAGTGACACGTTTGATAATTCCGTTCTGATCCAGGCTGAGAAGGACATTTCTGTGGTCTTGTTGGATCGGAAGTTGTTTTCTGTTGCCACCACAACTGTACACCCAGTCCACAAACTTGGCACAGAGTATTATGTCATTACTCCGGCTGGTACCAGATCAACAAGCTACTTAAAAGAATTTGCAGTTATCGCTTGGCAGATTCCAACGAGAGTCAATGTTTATCTGAAAGGGAAAGTCGTCTTTGATGGAAAGACCTATGGAGCAGGAAGCAAACTCACAGTTAACCTTGGTGCTTTCCAGGTTGTCCAGCTGCAAAGCTCAGACGATCTATCGGGAACCAGGATTCAGTCATCAGCACCCGTGGCAGTCCTGAGTGGGCATGTTTGTGTTCAGCAAAACTATTATTGCGACCATGTCTCTGAGCAGCTCCTGCCAGTCTCCAGCTGGGGCACCAGTTTCATTGTTCCTCCTATGTTTTTCCAAGGCAATGCTGATATTGTATATGTGGTTGCATCCCAAACCACACGCatacattatcaatcggggaatcTAAAAAGCTTTCAAGACATGGTGGCTGGGGAAGTAAGCCAGTTTGAAATCCAGTACCCAGAGGCATTTTATGTCTCTGCTAATGCTGGAATCCAGGTCTTTTTGTTCTTCACTGGCATCAAGTCAGGAAATACAGGCTATGATCCATTCCTCATCAACATCTCACCCATAACGTTCTATGGCTTGTCCTACTACATTGATGGAATAGAGAAGTTTGAGAACTATATTGCAATCATAGCCAAAAGTTCTGAAGCCAGTCGCGTTACTAAGGATAAGATGGCTTTTACAGACATTCAATGGAGAGAGATCCCTGGATCACAGTATTCATGGGGGGAACACAAATGGCCCCGCACAAGCAGATCTGTCATCCTAGAGCATCCTGAAATTCCCTTTGGTGTCTTTCTCTTCGGTACCAGAAACTATGAAGGCTTTGGCTTTGCTCCATCACCTTTTGGTGCATTTG ATCTTGTTCCATCCCCTCCTCCAATTCTGGTCCCATTATCCTGCCCTGAGAACAGCCACTATGAGACCTGTGGAACTGCCTGCCCACATACCTGTTTTGACCGCACAGATCTCTCCAAATGCAATCAGCCCTGTGAAGAAAGCTGTCAATGTGATGAGGGCTATGTCCGCAGTGATGAGACATGCGTTCCAGTGTTGAGCTGTAGCTGCATTTACAAAGGCATGATTTACAATCCATTGGAAGAGTTTTGGGGTGATGAAGACTGTCGTACTCGCTGCAAGTGTGAGCCCAAATTAGGCCGGGCTGTGTGCATGAGATCTTCATGTAAGAACAATGAGAAGTGTGTCATGGTCAATGGGGTTCGGGCCTGTCAGGAAGTCACCTACACCACCTGTACCGCATCTGGAGACCCCCATTACACAACCTTTGATGGGAAGAAATTTGATTTCATGGGAACCTGTGTTTATCAGTTGGCAGGGGTCTGCATTGACGATCCCAGACTCACCCCGTTTGTAGTCACAGTGGAAAACAACAACCGAGGAAGCAAAGCTGTGTCCTACACCAAAGAGGTGACTCTGGAGGTCTACAACATGACTATCAGCCTGAGCCAAGAGGATCCACAGAAAGTTCAG GTCAACGGAGTCTCTGTGAACCTACCATTCTCCTATGAGAATAAACTGAAGATCTACATCAGTGGGGTCCATGGCTTCATTAAAACAGACTTTGATCTGAGAGTCAGTTTTGACTGGTACAGCTATGCCAGAGTCATAATTCCCAACACTTATGCCAATGCTGTCTGTGGACTCTGTGGCAATGCCAATCAAAATCCCAGTGATGATTTCACCATGAAGGCTGGAACTCAAACAACAAGTGTAATCCAATTTGCAGACAGCTGGAAGTTGAAAGGGTCCCCACAGTGCTCAGAGGGATGTTCCAATAACTGTCCAGTGTGCAgcgaagaagaaaaacaaaattaccAGGGTGAACATTACTGTGGACTCCTCATCAGAAAGGATGGACCATTCAAGAGATGTCATGCTGCCATTGATCCGACATACTACTTTAAGGACTGTGTCTTTGATACCTGCCTATATAAAGGTCTCCACAGTGTTTTCTGTAGTGCCATCAATGCTTACATGATAGATTGCCAAATGCAGGGCATCCAGATTGGCGAGTGGAGAGCAGCGTCCTCATGCA ACCTTTCCTGTCCTTCTAATTCCCACTACAAACTCTGTGGACCTGCCTGCCCTGCCACATGCCACCACCACTTTACTGGTAGAAGATGTGATGCTCCATGTACTGAAGGATGCTTCTGTGATACTGGATTTGTCCTTAGTGGGGATGAATGTGTCCCTCTTGCAGAATGTGGCTGTGTACACCAGGGCAGGTATTACAAGAATGGAGAGGAGTTCTATCCATATGCCTCTTGCCAGGAGAAATGCCAGTGCAAGGACTACGGTGTTGTTGACTGTTGGCAGTTCTCCTGTGGAGTTCAGGAGGAGTGCAAGGTTGAGAACAACATCCAGGATTGCTATCCTGTGGGATacggaacaacaacaacatatggaggcCTTCATTACATTTCTTTTGATGGACGAAGTTTTGGGTTCCGTGGCTCCGGCACGTTTGTCTTGTGCCAAATCTTTAGCAAGGAGGATCCTCATTTAGTGAAGTTCTCTGTGTTGGTGGAGTATGAACAACTTGAAGCTGGTTCTTCAACTCTGTTAAAGTCTGTTGTGATCTACATTAATGGAAAAACTATTGTCTTGGAGAGAAACATGAAGTGGAAAGCTATG GTGAATGGAGTGTTTCACAGTTTGCCACTGAATATAGAGAACAACAAACTCTGGATCACCCAAGAGGGAAGCAATATCCTTGTCCAGTCATCCAGTGGATTCACCGTCTTTTATGACACTGCCTCCCACGTCCGTGTTTCTGTTCCCATCACCTACCAGGGACAGGTGCGTGGGCTGGGTGGCAACTTCAATGGTGATGAGAGTGATGATTTCATGTTGCCCAATGGAACTATCACACAAAATGTGGTTGACTTTGGGGCATCCTGGAACATCCCTGTGGCTGGTGTCAGTTGCTCTGATGGCTGTATTAAGGAAAGGCTTAACACTGAACCAGATGACACATCAATATATGAAGATGAGACTTCTTGTGGCATGATCAAGTCCGAGTTAGGACCCTTTGCAGACTGCCACTCACTTGTGAGCTCTGAAGAGTACTTTGAAAACTGCCTGCATGACATGTCGGCAGCTGGGGCCCAACAATACCTCTGCCAAAGCCTTCAAGTCTACATGGCTGCATGTCAGGCAGCTGGAGCTGAGATTGGAGCATGGAGGACAGACTCCTTCTGTC CCATCACCTGCCCAAATGACAACCATTATGGGACCTGCACTTCCCTTTGTGATTTCAGCTGTGCCAGCTTGTATACTCCACTCCAGTGCACAAGGCAATGTTTTGAAGGCTGCCAGTGCAATGAAGGTTATGTGTTTGATGGGGATGCTTGTGTGCCTATAGACaagtgtggctgtgtgcatgatGGATTCTACCTCAAG GCAAAAGAGAGCATCTTCTCAAAGAACTGCACAGAAAAATACACCTGCAGTGCCCCAGGCCAAGTCACCTATGAGGAAACTACCTGCCAGCCTGATGAGATCTGCACACTTAGTAATGGCATATTGGGCTGTGGGCCTAGAGAAGGCCAGTGCAAAGTCACACCAGAAGCCATGTTCACGTCCTTTGACGGAGCCTCGGGAAAATACTTCAGCAGTGGGGTTTATGACCTGGCCTCTGTTTGTGATGAAAATGCCGCCTCCTGGTTCAGAGTGCTAGTGAACATTGGAAAGGATGTGGAGGATGCCTTGGCAGTTGGGAAGGCTGTTTACTTTTATTTCTGGGATGCCTCAATCACTCTGAAGACCAATGGCAAGATATGG GTAAATGGGCGCCCTGTGAAGTTACCATACAAAGTCTCCAAAACTGTAACTGTGAGCCAGGTTCATGATGGGATCCTGGTTGACCAAGCCTCCCAGGTTCAGGTTCATCTTCGTTCTGATGGGGAGGTGACAGTGAAAGTCAAAGCGACCTTTGCTGGGAAGCTGTGTGCCCCATGTGGAAACTTCAATGGGGATCGTTCTGATGACCTGAAGCTGCCCAGTGGAAAGTCTGAAATGAATATTGCTGAGGTCCTCCATGCTTGGAGGTCCAAAGATTACTGA
- the LOC121915863 gene encoding alpha-tectorin-like isoform X3 — METLWAFLLLTVGLALTSPVENSKASLMYPYGIDQGDTKNSKSDDGTSPEITIPVPFTFYGKKYYSLYVNNNGVVSFGVNVSQYTPDPFPLDGGTPFVAPYWADVNNVIGGDVLWRQTQDQAMLSRCTADINLNFPEIPFTATWTLIATWDHVAYFGSVSNKVNTFQAVLITNGELSFIMLNYDEIQWTTGTASGGKSKTGLGGTPAQAGFDSGDKINYYNIPGSRTPDILKIAETTNVRRPGQWMFQVDEYVVGVTTEESDCLE, encoded by the exons ATGGAGACCCTCTGGGCCTTCCTCCTTCTGACAGTGG gATTAGCACTGACTTCTCCTGTTGAGAACTCAAAAG CATCATTGATGTATCCTTATGGGATAGACCAGGGAGACACAAAGAATTCCAAGTCAGATGATGGGACATCTCCAGAGATCACCATTCCAGTGCCCTTTACCTTCTATGGCAAGAAATACTACTCTCTTTAT GTAAACAATAATGGTGTGGTCTCCTTTGGTGTGAACGTTTCACAGTACACACCGGACCCTTTCCCCTTGGACGGTGGAACTCCCTTTGTTGCCCCATATTGGGCGGACGTTAACAATGTTATAGGTGGGGATGTTCTGTGGAGGCAAACCCAAGACCAAGCAATGCTTAGTCGCTGCACTGCGGACATCAATCTGAACTTCCCCGAGATCCCTTTCACAGCTACCTGGACCCTCATTGCGACCTGGGACCATGTGGCCTACTTTGGATCAGTTTCAAACAAG GTCAACACTTTCCAGGCTGTCTTGATCACCAATGGAGAACTATCCTTCATCATGCTGAACTATGATGAAATTCAGTGGACCACAGGGACAGCAAGTGGAGGGAAGTCTAAGACAGGTCTTGGTGGAACCCCAGCTCAG GCTGGATTTGACAGTGGAGACAAAATCAATTATTATAACATCCCTGGTTCCCGCACCCCTGATATCCTCAAAATTGCAGAAACCACCAACGTGAGAAGGCCAGGGCAATGGATGTTCCAAGTTGATGAATATGTGGTTGGAGTCACCACAGAGGAAAGTGACTGTTTGGAGTAA
- the LOC121915863 gene encoding sushi, nidogen and EGF-like domain-containing protein 1 isoform X2, translated as MDYRSVSLLLFFLGLALTSPVENSKASLMYPYGIDQGDTKNSKSDDGTSPEITIPVPFTFYGKKYYSLYVNNNGVVSFGVNVSQYTPDPFPLDGGTPFVAPYWADVNNVIGGDVLWRQTQDQAMLSRCTADINLNFPEIPFTATWTLIATWDHVAYFGSVSNKVNTFQAVLITNGELSFIMLNYDEIQWTTGTASGGKSKTGLGGTPAQAGFDSGDKINYYNIPGSRTPDILKIAETTNVRRPGQWMFQVDEYVVGVTTEESDCLE; from the exons atggatTACAGATctgtctctttgttgttgtttttcttaggATTAGCACTGACTTCTCCTGTTGAGAACTCAAAAG CATCATTGATGTATCCTTATGGGATAGACCAGGGAGACACAAAGAATTCCAAGTCAGATGATGGGACATCTCCAGAGATCACCATTCCAGTGCCCTTTACCTTCTATGGCAAGAAATACTACTCTCTTTAT GTAAACAATAATGGTGTGGTCTCCTTTGGTGTGAACGTTTCACAGTACACACCGGACCCTTTCCCCTTGGACGGTGGAACTCCCTTTGTTGCCCCATATTGGGCGGACGTTAACAATGTTATAGGTGGGGATGTTCTGTGGAGGCAAACCCAAGACCAAGCAATGCTTAGTCGCTGCACTGCGGACATCAATCTGAACTTCCCCGAGATCCCTTTCACAGCTACCTGGACCCTCATTGCGACCTGGGACCATGTGGCCTACTTTGGATCAGTTTCAAACAAG GTCAACACTTTCCAGGCTGTCTTGATCACCAATGGAGAACTATCCTTCATCATGCTGAACTATGATGAAATTCAGTGGACCACAGGGACAGCAAGTGGAGGGAAGTCTAAGACAGGTCTTGGTGGAACCCCAGCTCAG GCTGGATTTGACAGTGGAGACAAAATCAATTATTATAACATCCCTGGTTCCCGCACCCCTGATATCCTCAAAATTGCAGAAACCACCAACGTGAGAAGGCCAGGGCAATGGATGTTCCAAGTTGATGAATATGTGGTTGGAGTCACCACAGAGGAAAGTGACTGTTTGGA GTG
- the LOC121915863 gene encoding sushi, nidogen and EGF-like domain-containing protein 1 isoform X1, which produces MDYRSVSLLLFFLGLALTSPVENSKASLMYPYGIDQGDTKNSKSDDGTSPEITIPVPFTFYGKKYYSLYVNNNGVVSFGVNVSQYTPDPFPLDGGTPFVAPYWADVNNVIGGDVLWRQTQDQAMLSRCTADINLNFPEIPFTATWTLIATWDHVAYFGSVSNKVNTFQAVLITNGELSFIMLNYDEIQWTTGTASGGKSKTGLGGTPAQAGFDSGDKINYYNIPGSRTPDILKIAETTNVRRPGQWMFQVDEYVVGVTTEESDCLE; this is translated from the exons atggatTACAGATctgtctctttgttgttgtttttcttaggATTAGCACTGACTTCTCCTGTTGAGAACTCAAAAG CATCATTGATGTATCCTTATGGGATAGACCAGGGAGACACAAAGAATTCCAAGTCAGATGATGGGACATCTCCAGAGATCACCATTCCAGTGCCCTTTACCTTCTATGGCAAGAAATACTACTCTCTTTAT GTAAACAATAATGGTGTGGTCTCCTTTGGTGTGAACGTTTCACAGTACACACCGGACCCTTTCCCCTTGGACGGTGGAACTCCCTTTGTTGCCCCATATTGGGCGGACGTTAACAATGTTATAGGTGGGGATGTTCTGTGGAGGCAAACCCAAGACCAAGCAATGCTTAGTCGCTGCACTGCGGACATCAATCTGAACTTCCCCGAGATCCCTTTCACAGCTACCTGGACCCTCATTGCGACCTGGGACCATGTGGCCTACTTTGGATCAGTTTCAAACAAG GTCAACACTTTCCAGGCTGTCTTGATCACCAATGGAGAACTATCCTTCATCATGCTGAACTATGATGAAATTCAGTGGACCACAGGGACAGCAAGTGGAGGGAAGTCTAAGACAGGTCTTGGTGGAACCCCAGCTCAG GCTGGATTTGACAGTGGAGACAAAATCAATTATTATAACATCCCTGGTTCCCGCACCCCTGATATCCTCAAAATTGCAGAAACCACCAACGTGAGAAGGCCAGGGCAATGGATGTTCCAAGTTGATGAATATGTGGTTGGAGTCACCACAGAGGAAAGTGACTGTTTGGAGTAA
- the LOC121915863 gene encoding sushi, nidogen and EGF-like domain-containing protein 1 isoform X4 produces the protein MYPYGIDQGDTKNSKSDDGTSPEITIPVPFTFYGKKYYSLYVNNNGVVSFGVNVSQYTPDPFPLDGGTPFVAPYWADVNNVIGGDVLWRQTQDQAMLSRCTADINLNFPEIPFTATWTLIATWDHVAYFGSVSNKVNTFQAVLITNGELSFIMLNYDEIQWTTGTASGGKSKTGLGGTPAQAGFDSGDKINYYNIPGSRTPDILKIAETTNVRRPGQWMFQVDEYVVGVTTEESDCLE, from the exons ATGTATCCTTATGGGATAGACCAGGGAGACACAAAGAATTCCAAGTCAGATGATGGGACATCTCCAGAGATCACCATTCCAGTGCCCTTTACCTTCTATGGCAAGAAATACTACTCTCTTTAT GTAAACAATAATGGTGTGGTCTCCTTTGGTGTGAACGTTTCACAGTACACACCGGACCCTTTCCCCTTGGACGGTGGAACTCCCTTTGTTGCCCCATATTGGGCGGACGTTAACAATGTTATAGGTGGGGATGTTCTGTGGAGGCAAACCCAAGACCAAGCAATGCTTAGTCGCTGCACTGCGGACATCAATCTGAACTTCCCCGAGATCCCTTTCACAGCTACCTGGACCCTCATTGCGACCTGGGACCATGTGGCCTACTTTGGATCAGTTTCAAACAAG GTCAACACTTTCCAGGCTGTCTTGATCACCAATGGAGAACTATCCTTCATCATGCTGAACTATGATGAAATTCAGTGGACCACAGGGACAGCAAGTGGAGGGAAGTCTAAGACAGGTCTTGGTGGAACCCCAGCTCAG GCTGGATTTGACAGTGGAGACAAAATCAATTATTATAACATCCCTGGTTCCCGCACCCCTGATATCCTCAAAATTGCAGAAACCACCAACGTGAGAAGGCCAGGGCAATGGATGTTCCAAGTTGATGAATATGTGGTTGGAGTCACCACAGAGGAAAGTGACTGTTTGGAGTAA
- the LOC121915863 gene encoding alpha-tectorin-like isoform X5, whose amino-acid sequence MMGHLQRSPFQCPLPSMVNNNGVVSFGVNVSQYTPDPFPLDGGTPFVAPYWADVNNVIGGDVLWRQTQDQAMLSRCTADINLNFPEIPFTATWTLIATWDHVAYFGSVSNKVNTFQAVLITNGELSFIMLNYDEIQWTTGTASGGKSKTGLGGTPAQAGFDSGDKINYYNIPGSRTPDILKIAETTNVRRPGQWMFQVDEYVVGVTTEESDCLE is encoded by the exons ATGATGGGACATCTCCAGAGATCACCATTCCAGTGCCCTTTACCTTCTATG GTAAACAATAATGGTGTGGTCTCCTTTGGTGTGAACGTTTCACAGTACACACCGGACCCTTTCCCCTTGGACGGTGGAACTCCCTTTGTTGCCCCATATTGGGCGGACGTTAACAATGTTATAGGTGGGGATGTTCTGTGGAGGCAAACCCAAGACCAAGCAATGCTTAGTCGCTGCACTGCGGACATCAATCTGAACTTCCCCGAGATCCCTTTCACAGCTACCTGGACCCTCATTGCGACCTGGGACCATGTGGCCTACTTTGGATCAGTTTCAAACAAG GTCAACACTTTCCAGGCTGTCTTGATCACCAATGGAGAACTATCCTTCATCATGCTGAACTATGATGAAATTCAGTGGACCACAGGGACAGCAAGTGGAGGGAAGTCTAAGACAGGTCTTGGTGGAACCCCAGCTCAG GCTGGATTTGACAGTGGAGACAAAATCAATTATTATAACATCCCTGGTTCCCGCACCCCTGATATCCTCAAAATTGCAGAAACCACCAACGTGAGAAGGCCAGGGCAATGGATGTTCCAAGTTGATGAATATGTGGTTGGAGTCACCACAGAGGAAAGTGACTGTTTGGAGTAA